One segment of Saprospiraceae bacterium DNA contains the following:
- a CDS encoding DUF962 domain-containing protein: MRTIQSLLSEYGESHQNPTNKLVHWVCVPVIFFCVVGLLYSVKLGVNILPNMPLNLAIVALALTILYYVRLSPTLAIGMTLFSLLCLWLCRVIEASGASLWQVSLILFVLAWVGQFWGHKIEGKKPSFLKDVQFLMIGPAWLMSFIYERAGIKV; encoded by the coding sequence ATGCGTACCATTCAGTCTCTCCTTTCCGAGTACGGCGAGAGCCATCAAAACCCCACCAACAAACTGGTGCATTGGGTTTGTGTGCCTGTCATTTTTTTCTGTGTGGTGGGTCTTCTGTACAGCGTCAAATTGGGTGTAAACATTCTGCCCAATATGCCGCTCAATTTGGCCATCGTCGCGTTGGCACTGACCATTCTGTATTACGTCAGGCTATCCCCCACGTTGGCCATCGGCATGACGCTTTTTTCGCTGCTGTGTCTGTGGCTTTGCCGGGTGATTGAAGCGAGCGGTGCCTCGTTGTGGCAAGTCAGCCTCATCTTGTTCGTGCTGGCGTGGGTCGGCCAATTCTGGGGGCACAAAATCGAGGGCAAAAAGCCATCTTTTTTGAAAGATGTCCAATTCCTCATGATTGGCCCTGCTTGGCTGATGAGCTTCATCTATGAGCGGGCGGGCATCAAAGTTTAA
- a CDS encoding flippase-like domain-containing protein, producing the protein MENRSADTPLLPSQKTILYGIQIFVLCSLAGTLLGIWWKRPAGLGELTARLDWRFWIGLLPLIGLDYWLGGFRYRLFFNGKQLPFISQWDCMRSNWANMFMGAATPFQTGGAPAQLYVLWKKGASVTNSLLVSMVNYVATLLFFLLSSLAALAYLPDNLFGENFGVVFRTGFGVITTVVSLTLMVLFFPQTGISLIRAVLSILPIKKEKKERALEKAGTESRRFNDGFRSILQQNKLGISSAFLATCLLYFNKYLIGYVIVRAMGIEVPFDVFLCVQVIQMLLLYFAPTPGASGLAEVSTIWLMSALMPASLLLVYTVFYRLSTTMLGALAGGVVIIQEMRSAKAPRAN; encoded by the coding sequence ATGGAGAATCGCTCTGCTGACACCCCTTTGCTGCCTTCGCAAAAAACGATTTTGTATGGCATTCAGATTTTCGTGTTGTGCTCCTTGGCGGGCACATTGCTGGGGATATGGTGGAAGCGCCCAGCCGGTCTGGGTGAGTTGACCGCCCGGCTCGACTGGCGCTTTTGGATTGGCTTGCTGCCTCTCATCGGCTTGGACTACTGGCTGGGCGGCTTTCGTTATCGCCTGTTTTTCAACGGGAAACAACTACCTTTCATCTCGCAGTGGGATTGTATGCGCTCCAACTGGGCCAATATGTTCATGGGAGCAGCCACCCCCTTCCAGACAGGCGGCGCGCCCGCGCAACTTTATGTTTTGTGGAAAAAAGGAGCAAGCGTGACCAACAGCCTTTTGGTGTCTATGGTCAACTATGTGGCAACCCTGCTCTTTTTCTTGCTCTCAAGCCTTGCGGCCCTAGCTTATTTGCCGGATAACTTGTTTGGCGAAAATTTCGGCGTGGTTTTCCGAACTGGCTTTGGCGTGATAACCACGGTGGTTTCCCTCACCTTGATGGTCTTGTTTTTCCCGCAAACTGGCATATCTCTCATTAGGGCGGTGCTGAGCATTTTGCCCATAAAAAAAGAAAAGAAGGAGCGGGCGCTCGAAAAAGCCGGCACGGAATCGCGGCGTTTCAACGACGGATTTCGCAGCATCTTGCAACAGAACAAGTTGGGCATTTCATCCGCATTTCTGGCCACCTGCCTGCTTTATTTCAACAAATACCTCATAGGCTACGTCATCGTGCGAGCGATGGGCATAGAGGTACCTTTCGACGTGTTTTTGTGCGTTCAGGTGATTCAGATGCTGCTGCTCTATTTTGCCCCGACCCCAGGCGCGTCCGGGTTGGCAGAGGTCTCCACGATATGGCTGATGAGCGCCTTGATGCCCGCATCCTTGTTGCTCGTTTACACTGTTTTTTATCGTTTGTCCACCACCATGCTGGGGGCACTCGCCGGAGGGGTGGTCATCATACAAGAGATGCGCAGCGCAAAGGCGCCGCGAGCCAACTGA
- a CDS encoding alkaline phosphatase family protein → MKKPLAIIFLIDGARPDVMQELLESGDLPNIQKEILSRGTFRTATSCFPSTTGPAYLPFLTGTFPGTSNIPGIRWLDKAEFHQRRWGRSSFRSYCGYEASYFNDDLPKERPTLHELFERPFNIFSMITRGLPNGHDLTKKVKPGLYMRAHFSHKWSKVDEASHQHLMLGLEQRPEFMFVVFPGVDSNSHLHHPRHDNTIRAYKYLDYSIGQAVEKLKKQGRWDDTLTILISDHGLTETHTHLDLAHFFKRRRIKTLEYPVVWTQNPKMSVMISGNAAGQVYCLQNGNGHPMYGEEIQRRLGDVWQELLAREEVDFVTWRHDANTFAIGSAAGEAHIVKHENGLNYVPQTGDPLGLGLLNTPLNRAESLAATFDTQYPDALVQIEQVFSCTRTGDFIVTSKKGYDLREVWEWPEHHGSHGSLHREHIMVPLIYNQTGWDSRPARTTDIFNTVLKWSGKPTLHNTDGESLC, encoded by the coding sequence TTGAAAAAACCGTTAGCAATCATCTTCCTTATTGACGGTGCCCGCCCGGATGTGATGCAGGAACTTTTGGAATCGGGTGATTTGCCCAATATCCAAAAAGAAATTCTATCTCGTGGCACTTTTCGCACAGCCACTTCTTGTTTCCCATCCACTACCGGCCCAGCCTATCTGCCTTTTCTGACTGGCACTTTTCCCGGCACCAGCAACATACCCGGCATTCGATGGCTCGACAAGGCCGAGTTTCATCAAAGGCGTTGGGGGCGCAGTAGCTTTCGCAGCTATTGTGGTTACGAAGCGTCCTATTTCAACGACGACCTGCCTAAAGAGCGGCCAACACTCCACGAGCTGTTCGAGCGGCCATTCAATATCTTTTCCATGATAACTCGTGGGCTGCCCAATGGCCACGACCTTACCAAAAAAGTGAAGCCGGGTCTCTACATGCGCGCGCATTTCAGCCACAAATGGAGCAAAGTGGACGAGGCTTCCCATCAACATCTCATGCTCGGCCTTGAACAAAGACCGGAATTCATGTTCGTCGTTTTTCCGGGCGTCGACTCTAACTCGCATTTGCATCATCCGCGCCACGACAACACGATTCGGGCTTACAAATATCTGGATTACAGCATCGGACAGGCAGTGGAAAAACTAAAAAAACAAGGCAGATGGGACGACACGCTGACAATTCTGATTTCCGACCACGGACTGACAGAAACGCATACCCATCTTGATTTGGCGCATTTTTTCAAACGTCGTCGTATCAAGACACTGGAATATCCGGTGGTTTGGACACAAAACCCAAAGATGTCTGTCATGATTTCTGGCAATGCGGCAGGGCAAGTGTATTGTTTGCAGAATGGCAACGGACACCCGATGTATGGCGAAGAAATACAGCGGCGATTGGGCGATGTCTGGCAAGAGCTGCTCGCACGGGAAGAGGTGGATTTCGTCACATGGCGACACGACGCAAATACTTTCGCCATAGGCTCGGCAGCCGGAGAAGCCCACATCGTCAAGCATGAAAATGGCCTCAATTATGTGCCTCAAACGGGCGACCCGCTGGGGTTGGGTCTCTTGAACACCCCGCTGAATAGAGCCGAAAGCCTCGCTGCCACCTTCGACACTCAGTACCCCGATGCACTCGTGCAAATCGAGCAAGTGTTCTCATGCACCCGCACAGGCGACTTCATCGTGACTTCCAAAAAGGGGTACGACCTGCGCGAGGTATGGGAGTGGCCGGAACACCACGGCTCGCATGGCTCGCTGCACCGCGAACACATTATGGTGCCGCTCATCTACAATCAAACCGGCTGGGACTCACGCCCTGCCCGCACGACCGACATTTTCAACACTGTCCTAAAATGGTCGGGCAAGCCGACCTTGCACAACACCGATGGAGAATCGCTCTGCTGA
- a CDS encoding endonuclease has translation MTRLSLFFFFFGICSHVALAQVFEPVFPEYVGEELRDSLAARFRPASVLDYANARDTLFAKVLAVDDDTLRCIYSGHKLYLDPTQDPTQYVYLNGSSLGMNTEHAYPQSKGASKGNPRSDMHHLFPARIPVNEARGNAPYAEIPDALTQKWFRGTQILFSVPTSHIDEYTESRSGAFEPRESVKGDVARAVFYFYTVYRGQANAADPNFFESQRLTLCQWNEQDPPDSAELVKTWRIATYQDGKPNPFVLDCTLAHRCWCPDVPTTCTMLSIEERPADLLVPRLSPNPFNGQGKLQAYLPFDGRLDIVFRSMLGKEVAKWVVPNASAGAFEFDVEIPPTARAQMGIMEIHLTDGQRIAKGVVRVVGW, from the coding sequence ATGACCCGCCTCTCCTTGTTTTTCTTCTTCTTCGGTATTTGTTCTCATGTTGCGTTGGCTCAGGTGTTTGAGCCAGTTTTTCCCGAGTATGTGGGCGAGGAGCTGCGTGATAGTCTGGCCGCTCGATTTCGACCTGCCTCTGTGCTGGACTACGCAAATGCCCGCGACACCCTCTTTGCCAAAGTGCTTGCCGTGGATGACGACACGTTGCGCTGCATTTACTCTGGCCACAAGCTTTATCTTGACCCCACTCAAGACCCGACGCAGTATGTTTACTTGAATGGCAGCAGCCTCGGCATGAACACCGAACACGCATATCCGCAAAGTAAGGGGGCTTCAAAAGGCAATCCGCGAAGCGATATGCACCATCTGTTCCCGGCCCGCATCCCCGTCAATGAGGCGCGTGGCAACGCTCCTTATGCCGAAATACCTGATGCGCTCACACAAAAGTGGTTTCGCGGCACGCAAATTCTATTCAGCGTACCTACCTCCCACATTGATGAATACACAGAATCGAGGAGTGGTGCTTTTGAGCCACGCGAATCTGTAAAAGGCGATGTGGCTCGGGCGGTGTTTTATTTCTACACGGTGTATCGTGGTCAGGCGAATGCCGCTGACCCAAATTTCTTTGAATCCCAGCGACTCACCCTTTGTCAGTGGAACGAACAAGACCCACCCGATTCGGCAGAATTGGTGAAAACATGGCGCATCGCCACCTATCAGGATGGAAAGCCCAACCCGTTTGTGCTTGATTGCACCTTGGCACATCGGTGTTGGTGCCCCGATGTGCCGACGACTTGCACTATGCTTTCTATAGAAGAGCGTCCAGCTGATTTGCTCGTGCCGCGTTTGTCGCCAAATCCGTTTAATGGGCAAGGGAAATTGCAGGCCTATTTGCCATTCGATGGCCGCTTGGACATCGTATTTCGCTCCATGTTGGGAAAAGAAGTGGCAAAGTGGGTGGTGCCCAATGCTTCAGCGGGTGCTTTTGAGTTTGATGTGGAAATACCCCCTACCGCTAGGGCGCAGATGGGCATCATGGAGATCCATTTGACAGACGGCCAAAGGATTGCAAAGGGGGTTGTCAGGGTGGTCGGTTGGTAA
- a CDS encoding 2-oxoacid:ferredoxin oxidoreductase subunit beta produces the protein MTFVRPTFRHPDSPKNALGYTKKFYEGALSTLCAGCGHDSVSGAIIQACFEMAVEPHKVAKLSGIGCSSKTPTYFLANSHGFNSVHGRMPSVATGANLANRDLLYIGVSGDGDSASIGMGQFVHAIRRNLNVTYIIMNNGCYGLTKGQDSATADVGSVSKSGAANMYQAIDMAGLALELGATFIARSFSGDKEQLIPLIKAAMSHPGFALIDVISPCVTFNNNPGSTKSYDYTREHIETTGAIDFVPIMTEITTRYDEGNSVTVPLHDGSVIQLSKLAKDWNPLDRHSAMNKLYEAKTTGEILTGLIFIDTHAPDLHHILNTVKKPLNALGEKELCPGSEALEKINAGFR, from the coding sequence ATGACATTCGTCCGACCCACGTTCCGTCACCCCGATTCGCCCAAAAACGCGCTGGGCTACACCAAAAAGTTCTACGAAGGGGCGCTCTCCACGCTTTGCGCAGGCTGTGGCCACGACTCGGTGAGCGGCGCCATCATACAGGCTTGTTTTGAAATGGCCGTCGAGCCGCATAAGGTAGCCAAGCTCTCTGGCATCGGCTGCTCGTCGAAAACGCCGACTTATTTTTTGGCTAACTCGCATGGTTTCAACTCGGTACACGGGCGGATGCCCTCCGTCGCCACGGGTGCCAACCTCGCCAACCGCGACCTGCTCTACATCGGCGTGTCGGGCGACGGCGACTCGGCTTCCATCGGGATGGGGCAGTTCGTCCACGCGATTCGCCGCAACCTGAACGTCACCTATATCATTATGAACAACGGCTGCTACGGCCTCACAAAAGGACAGGATTCGGCAACGGCGGACGTGGGTTCGGTCAGCAAATCGGGCGCGGCCAATATGTACCAAGCCATTGACATGGCCGGGCTGGCGCTGGAATTGGGCGCGACCTTCATTGCCCGCAGTTTTTCCGGCGACAAAGAGCAGTTGATTCCACTCATCAAAGCCGCGATGTCGCACCCGGGTTTTGCGCTGATTGACGTGATTTCGCCTTGCGTCACTTTTAACAACAACCCCGGCTCCACCAAGTCGTACGACTACACACGGGAACACATCGAAACGACGGGAGCCATTGATTTTGTGCCGATTATGACAGAAATCACTACCCGCTACGATGAGGGAAACTCCGTCACCGTGCCACTGCACGATGGCTCGGTGATTCAATTGAGCAAGTTGGCAAAAGACTGGAACCCGCTCGACCGCCATTCGGCCATGAACAAGCTTTATGAGGCCAAAACGACAGGCGAAATACTGACCGGGCTGATTTTTATTGATACCCACGCGCCTGACTTGCACCATATTTTGAACACGGTAAAAAAACCGCTGAACGCGCTGGGCGAAAAAGAACTTTGCCCCGGCAGCGAAGCGCTCGAAAAAATAAATGCGGGATTTCGTTAG